Proteins encoded together in one Thermovenabulum gondwanense window:
- a CDS encoding aspartate aminotransferase family protein: MKLYDINDVKELDRQEVKKLYSDYVNPGLASMIGLLNFDRVYVRAKGAYVWDKEGEKYIDFLGAYGAINLGHNPDEVIDVLKEVFERPNLLQATINPFAAALGANLSNIAPQGLKHSFFCNSGAEAVEGALKTARAATGRKKIISCEGSFHGKTFGALSATGRTKYQGPFMPLVPEFERVPYGDIKALEEKLKNRDVAGFIVEPIQGEGGVIVPPSGYLKRARELCTEYGTLLIVDEIQTGFGRTGKMFACQHEGITPDIMCVAKSLGGGVMPIGAFITRDEVWERAYGGFDKSLLHTSTFGGNTFACAAAIASINAIVKKNLSERAEKLGNYFLEGLKSLKDRYSIIKEVRGKGLLIGIEFEQPKSGILNTITGGAVNKFYGEFTGAIVAGELLNKHKIITAYTLNNPNVIRLEPPLIIEKEDIDYALNALEDILSKNSGFLNITVNAAKTVFGSIFSKK, encoded by the coding sequence ATGAAACTGTATGACATTAATGATGTCAAGGAATTAGATAGACAGGAAGTGAAGAAACTTTATTCGGATTACGTAAATCCCGGACTTGCTTCTATGATAGGATTATTAAATTTTGACAGGGTTTACGTCCGGGCAAAAGGTGCATACGTGTGGGATAAAGAAGGCGAGAAGTATATAGATTTTCTGGGTGCTTATGGAGCAATAAATTTAGGCCATAATCCCGATGAAGTTATAGATGTTTTAAAAGAGGTTTTTGAAAGACCAAATTTATTACAGGCGACAATTAATCCCTTTGCAGCTGCTCTGGGTGCAAATCTTTCAAATATAGCTCCCCAGGGTCTAAAGCATTCTTTTTTCTGCAATAGCGGAGCTGAGGCGGTGGAAGGGGCGTTAAAGACTGCAAGAGCAGCTACCGGGAGAAAGAAAATTATTTCCTGCGAAGGTTCTTTCCATGGGAAGACTTTTGGAGCTTTATCAGCGACGGGCAGGACCAAATATCAGGGGCCTTTTATGCCATTGGTTCCCGAATTTGAAAGAGTGCCTTATGGGGATATAAAAGCATTAGAAGAAAAATTAAAAAATCGCGATGTAGCGGGATTTATAGTTGAACCAATTCAGGGAGAGGGCGGGGTTATAGTCCCACCTTCTGGGTATTTGAAAAGGGCAAGGGAACTGTGCACTGAATACGGAACATTGCTTATTGTGGATGAAATTCAAACAGGATTTGGAAGAACGGGGAAAATGTTTGCGTGCCAGCATGAAGGAATTACACCGGATATTATGTGTGTGGCAAAATCCCTGGGTGGAGGAGTAATGCCCATTGGAGCATTTATAACCAGGGATGAGGTATGGGAAAGGGCGTATGGAGGATTCGATAAAAGTTTGCTGCACACTTCTACGTTTGGGGGGAATACTTTTGCCTGTGCGGCTGCCATAGCATCTATTAATGCTATTGTAAAGAAAAATCTTTCGGAAAGAGCCGAAAAGTTAGGGAATTATTTCCTCGAAGGTCTGAAATCCTTAAAAGACAGGTATTCTATAATTAAGGAAGTTAGAGGGAAGGGATTATTAATAGGTATAGAGTTCGAACAGCCCAAGAGCGGAATTTTGAATACCATTACAGGTGGTGCCGTAAATAAATTTTACGGAGAATTTACCGGGGCTATTGTAGCGGGTGAACTATTGAATAAGCATAAAATTATAACAGCTTATACTTTAAATAATCCCAATGTAATAAGACTTGAGCCTCCGCTTATTATAGAAAAGGAGGATATTGATTACGCTCTTAACGCCCTGGAAGATATATTATCTAAAAATAGCGGCTTTTTAAATATAACCGTAAACGCTGCAAAAACTGTGTTTGGCTCTATTTTTTCAAAAAAGTAA
- a CDS encoding FmdB family zinc ribbon protein: MPMYDYRCAVCGDFEYEQNIKESPLSSCPKCGGPVKRIISRNVGLVFKGSGFHITDYVHKNETKSSDSSN; the protein is encoded by the coding sequence ATGCCAATGTATGATTATAGATGTGCAGTTTGCGGTGACTTTGAATACGAGCAAAATATAAAAGAATCTCCTCTGTCTTCCTGTCCAAAATGTGGAGGGCCTGTAAAAAGAATTATAAGTCGAAATGTCGGCCTGGTTTTTAAGGGATCGGGTTTTCATATAACAGATTATGTCCATAAAAATGAAACAAAATCTTCTGATAGTAGTAATTAG
- the scfB gene encoding thioether cross-link-forming SCIFF peptide maturase, which translates to MKGQIHAFKIFDKNLVLDVGSGSIFEVDNIAYEVFKLLEEGCNEEEVIKRMAGVIDLNEIKEALEEIKQLIKEGVILGETNAESIIVNKIINENRVKALCLNIAHDCNLFCRYCFASKGDYNLKRNIMPKEVGEKAIDFLLKNSGDLKNLEIDFFGGEPLIAYDTVKHIIEYARFKEKNYGKKIKFTITTNAMLLDDEKIKFLNENMDNIVMSLDGRKEVNDRMRVRIDGKGSYDDILPNIIKLTELRKKDNKNYYIRGTFTRYNLDFVEDVKHLSDLGFSEISLEPVLAEKEDYEIREEHLNIIYDQYEKIVKEFLSRKNSNKKFRFYHFNINLYKGPCIYKRIIACGAGREYFAVSPEGDIYPCHQFVGLEDFKMGNVSRGDLDEIIRDKFKNTHIFSKEECTNCWAKFFCSGGCSAYNYKKNKDLNTPDKIFCRMQKKRIECALYLNFLNQHDA; encoded by the coding sequence TTGAAGGGGCAAATTCACGCCTTTAAAATATTCGATAAAAATCTTGTTTTGGATGTGGGAAGCGGATCGATATTTGAGGTGGATAATATAGCATACGAGGTGTTTAAGCTATTAGAAGAAGGCTGTAATGAAGAAGAAGTTATTAAAAGAATGGCAGGAGTAATTGATTTAAATGAAATTAAAGAGGCTCTGGAAGAGATTAAACAATTAATCAAAGAAGGTGTTATTCTCGGTGAAACAAATGCAGAATCTATTATTGTAAATAAGATAATAAATGAAAATAGGGTGAAAGCCCTGTGTTTAAATATAGCCCATGATTGTAATCTTTTTTGCAGATACTGCTTTGCTTCAAAAGGAGATTATAATTTAAAAAGAAACATAATGCCAAAAGAAGTGGGTGAAAAGGCTATTGATTTCCTTTTAAAAAATTCAGGGGATTTAAAGAATCTTGAAATTGATTTTTTTGGTGGAGAGCCGTTGATTGCATACGATACGGTAAAACACATTATAGAGTATGCACGCTTTAAAGAAAAAAATTACGGAAAGAAGATTAAGTTTACCATTACGACAAATGCAATGCTTTTAGATGATGAAAAAATAAAATTCCTCAACGAAAACATGGACAACATAGTAATGAGCCTGGATGGTAGAAAAGAAGTAAATGACAGGATGAGGGTGAGAATTGATGGTAAGGGAAGTTATGATGATATTCTTCCAAATATAATAAAATTAACGGAATTGAGAAAAAAGGATAATAAAAACTATTATATAAGGGGAACATTTACAAGGTATAACCTTGATTTTGTTGAAGATGTAAAACACCTTTCCGATTTAGGATTTTCGGAAATATCCTTAGAACCGGTTCTCGCAGAAAAAGAGGATTACGAAATAAGGGAAGAACACCTAAATATCATATACGATCAGTATGAAAAAATAGTGAAAGAATTTTTAAGTAGGAAAAACAGCAATAAGAAATTCAGGTTTTACCATTTCAATATAAACCTATATAAAGGCCCCTGTATTTACAAAAGGATAATTGCCTGTGGTGCGGGAAGGGAATATTTTGCTGTATCACCGGAGGGAGATATTTATCCTTGCCATCAATTTGTAGGGTTGGAAGATTTTAAAATGGGAAATGTATCCCGGGGAGACCTGGATGAAATTATAAGGGATAAATTTAAAAATACGCATATTTTCTCAAAGGAAGAATGTACAAATTGCTGGGCGAAATTTTTCTGCAGCGGGGGATGCAGTGCTTATAATTATAAAAAAAATAAAGATTTGAATACACCAGATAAAATATTTTGCAGGATGCAGAAAAAAAGAATTGAATGTGCTCTTTATTTAAATTTTTTAAATCAGCATGATGCATGA
- a CDS encoding aspartyl-phosphate phosphatase Spo0E family protein: MHFKNSLEKKIFELKSELYEELKEKQFLETDIYLLSQKLDLLILDYQKRYLAKNKIIFE; this comes from the coding sequence ATGCATTTTAAAAATTCTCTTGAGAAAAAAATCTTTGAATTAAAAAGTGAGTTGTATGAAGAATTAAAAGAAAAGCAATTTCTGGAAACAGACATTTACCTTTTGAGCCAAAAACTTGACCTTTTGATACTGGACTACCAAAAAAGATATTTAGCAAAGAATAAAATTATTTTTGAGTAG